The nucleotide window AAACTGGTGCTGGAGGGATTCTGCTGTGCGCTTCCCGATTTTTATCAACAATTTGTGTCTTCTTTCTGCGACTCTCTCATATCGAATCGAAGCTGAATCTCGTCCATATCAAAAGGTATTGTGTCAGTTGATATTTAATCATATTTGCTCTGAGACATGCTGCCTTATGCAATGATTTATAATTGTGATACCAGACTCCGAAATTGTAGTCTTGTAATGGTAACTCTAACCTTTCATATCAATTGACGGGAAAAATACTTTTCGGAACAAGACGCGTATATAGAGCTGTTCCAGAGTacacaaaaaaggaaagtgatctcgaaccagtttagctcaaatgaactcaatgaacagatgagctaatcttccacaggtcgtgacaggaagacagacgctatgtacagtatttacaggttcattgtaccggggaaatttccccagctctttttgacaagcacaatgaacagtggaccacggcttaacgtcccgtcctaaggactgcgaccctttcctgtagcgtgcatgtcggttgagcgacacagccgggatcgaacccggggctgcCCGTTGCCGcatacgcattacgttccggcgacgtgcttTTTCTTGCTCGACTCTCGTGAAAATCAGTACCTATCTtcgttagggacgtcctctcggatcgGACGCCACATATCACAGCAACCTTTAAAATTCAGTTTTTCAATTGTTTAGCCACTAAAGATGCAGATGAGTCAGACGTTCAGCCTGGTTTCCATGGCAGCGCTGCTGTCGGCGTCCTTCTGTCTGATCGGCAGCGTGCAGCACCAGCCCTGgagtcctgggaacgagacctGGGGGCCTGGGGACGTGCTGGACTGCTCCAACCACTTCGTTCTGCAGAGGGTCACGGACACAACCCACGGCAGGTGAAGAATAGGTTATACTGGTGATATATAAAGCTGGTCTACTGTTAGAGTTTCGGAACTAGACTCTGCCACAGGAAGAACACTGAGGAACAGTCACAACATCACTGTTCCCTATGCCAGAACTAAGAGATTGCAGCAATCTTTCCTGCATTGCGCCATCAGAACATTCAGTTTCCACTTACTTAGTATGTCGCATGACTTGAGTTGAAGTaatgttgtgatttttttaGCTGCTTTGTCTTTTTACATTGGTGATGGTACTCAATTCAGAGGGAACGCAGCTGTGTTCTCTCTGCCTATGTACatttgatgaagaaatgtgtaatgataaataaaatTCATATTGATAGAGTTGCTTACTTAGAATtgaaaggttctgggttccaatCCATAGCGAGAAatgatgaacaaataaatacatGTGCGCTAATTGCAAGAATACGTAAACAAGTAcgtaatctaattttttttaagCTATCCAAAATCACAGTCCGAATATCTCAGTATAATTCTTTTGCCCCTTTTTTTAGATATTACCAAGACACTGTCCTTCCCACGAGTGAAGTCTCGCCACAGCTGGCCCTCCGGACTGTACTGCTGCCCAAGCCGGTAGAGGTCGCTCCTGACGTCACAGGCTTCCAGTATGCCTGGCAAGTGTCAATTATCTGTTTGCTTAAAGGGGAGGTATTAAGAAATATGGGCTCCTATCTTAAGGTGATGATAATCTTAGGGTAGTAATTTGGTATTGTGGTTAGGGTTATTGACTTTGCGACTTAAGGTtcggagttcgaatccctagcaggtcaAAGTAAGTGTTTTGACCTTGGGAAATGAACAAAATTCCTCCCTctactcgggtgaaaatgagacAATGTTCGTGAGCTGTGCTTTTTTGTCCAAAGGTCGTTAAATGTATGTGAATAAGATAATATGAGTTTAAATAGTGTGTCATCTGTCATTTGTACTACGACAAACGAAAAACCGTACATCGTGTGTGACTAAATGCTGCTTCAGGCGTACTCCGCATGTCAAGTAGGGTCAAACAAAAAGAGGTGCTGAAACACTTGTCATACTATCGCGCTGTACGGTATCTAAGTGAAGCTCGTGGCAACACCCTCTCTGCAGCAAAGGCTGTCAAGAACCCTTCACGGCACTTCAGACACTTGTGGGTTGGAGTGTT belongs to Branchiostoma lanceolatum isolate klBraLanc5 chromosome 15, klBraLanc5.hap2, whole genome shotgun sequence and includes:
- the LOC136421048 gene encoding uncharacterized protein; the protein is MQMSQTFSLVSMAALLSASFCLIGSVQHQPWSPGNETWGPGDVLDCSNHFVLQRVTDTTHGRYYQDTVLPTSEVSPQLALRTVLLPKPVEVAPDVTGFQYAWSDDVRAATRSQPQRLTGQI